A window of Fictibacillus halophilus contains these coding sequences:
- a CDS encoding lactoylglutathione lyase family protein, giving the protein MPIYPRSFSHIGLSVPNLEEAIKFYTEVFGWYVIMEPSNVENDDTPIGQMCRDVFGDEWETFRIAHLATGDKIGVELFEFPHNEKPENNFEYWKTGLFHFCIQDPDIEGIVEKIKEYGGKQRMPIREYYPNEKPYKMVYVEDPFGNIFEIYTHSYELTYSQGAY; this is encoded by the coding sequence ATGCCAATCTATCCAAGGTCATTCTCTCATATTGGTTTATCCGTGCCAAATTTAGAAGAAGCCATAAAATTTTATACAGAGGTATTCGGGTGGTACGTTATCATGGAGCCATCAAATGTAGAGAATGATGATACACCGATCGGACAAATGTGCCGAGATGTATTCGGTGATGAGTGGGAAACTTTCCGAATTGCTCATCTAGCTACAGGTGACAAGATCGGAGTTGAACTGTTCGAGTTTCCTCATAATGAAAAGCCGGAAAACAATTTCGAGTACTGGAAGACAGGTTTGTTCCACTTTTGTATCCAAGACCCAGACATCGAAGGGATCGTTGAGAAAATTAAAGAATATGGTGGCAAACAGCGTATGCCGATTCGTGAGTATTATCCGAACGAAAAACCTTATAAAATGGTATATGTAGAAGATCCGTTCGGCAATATCTTTGAAATTTATACACATAGTTATGAGCTCACATATTCTCAGGGAGCTTACTAA
- a CDS encoding winged helix-turn-helix transcriptional regulator, with translation MKISTHDDGKLKCSIEYTLQKIGGKWKTVILWHLAVDGTLRYNELRSMLPGVTHKVLSQQLKELEEEGFVDRKSYNTVPPRVEYSLTSFGSTLLPILKQMHDWGTEHGDLE, from the coding sequence ATGAAGATATCAACACATGACGATGGTAAATTAAAATGTTCGATCGAATATACATTGCAAAAAATCGGTGGTAAATGGAAAACAGTTATTCTATGGCACTTAGCTGTGGATGGTACATTGCGGTACAACGAATTAAGAAGTATGCTGCCAGGTGTGACACATAAAGTGTTATCGCAGCAATTAAAGGAATTAGAAGAAGAAGGATTTGTTGATCGTAAATCATACAATACGGTTCCACCAAGAGTTGAATATTCATTGACTTCATTTGGCTCAACCTTACTGCCCATCTTAAAACAGATGCATGATTGGGGAACAGAGCATGGAGATTTGGAATAA
- a CDS encoding aminoglycoside 6-adenylyltransferase yields MSTIEQDLVADKSVLAIFYGGSIGKGNPDLYSDIDLRVVVRDAVFEKFRENKKKRAANWGKVLFYEDFPWTNYSIAHYDSFIKVDSFYYKKNDLHPSIWMQHLKIVYDPEGHVNSIRQQSLQLSYSPTIKEVEIWRTKFFAYVHEFYRRIMRSELSYAKQCLENMIYSMVSGWYMNAGLQPNTFGDWSKVEGKSSPLADWQHMLLSEWRYNSNEEDMLRILRRILPQFQKLHKELCKIVEITYEQKWEEEILKKVLIDH; encoded by the coding sequence ATGAGTACTATAGAACAAGATCTAGTGGCAGATAAGAGTGTTTTGGCCATATTTTATGGAGGGTCGATCGGAAAAGGAAACCCAGATCTCTATTCAGATATTGATCTTCGTGTTGTCGTGCGAGACGCAGTTTTTGAGAAGTTTCGAGAGAATAAAAAGAAAAGAGCGGCCAATTGGGGGAAAGTTCTTTTCTATGAAGATTTTCCTTGGACAAACTATTCTATCGCTCATTATGACTCGTTTATCAAAGTAGATTCTTTCTATTACAAGAAAAATGATCTTCACCCTTCTATATGGATGCAGCATTTAAAAATAGTTTACGATCCTGAAGGTCATGTAAACTCCATAAGGCAACAATCACTTCAGCTATCCTACTCACCAACAATAAAAGAAGTAGAGATCTGGCGTACTAAATTCTTTGCATACGTTCATGAGTTCTATAGGCGAATCATGCGAAGTGAACTTTCATACGCAAAACAATGCTTAGAAAACATGATCTATTCTATGGTGTCTGGATGGTATATGAATGCAGGTCTGCAACCGAATACATTTGGTGATTGGTCGAAGGTTGAAGGAAAGAGCAGTCCGTTAGCTGACTGGCAGCACATGCTCCTATCTGAATGGCGTTACAATTCTAACGAAGAAGACATGTTAAGGATTTTAAGAAGAATCTTACCTCAATTTCAAAAGTTACATAAAGAGTTATGTAAAATCGTCGAAATTACGTATGAACAGAAATGGGAAGAAGAGATTTTAAAGAAAGTTCTCATTGATCATTAA
- a CDS encoding DUF2785 domain-containing protein: MTTLFQSNTIVEGTELLALLTSINNKEKTWEDVDQEVVLDAMILHIGSPNSDLREMVYRSFYMSIIHDQLDYETVKKLLDYSLKHLLFKGIGESGTDSVFTRAFTTILIAVIIHKDIEVDFLPKETLIEVKNEIKKYIELERDVRGYVPVKGWAHSIAHVADTCDELIKSEKIAEVEYFSIVEVLLKKYCRTPTGFLHGEDERVVTAVLAMLKKEVGLEELKQFVEGIPSLLKSQKEELSSEKYWFVMANCKSLLKSLFVEVSDDLLCVSLQQTIRKSLSQI; this comes from the coding sequence ATGACTACATTGTTCCAAAGCAACACAATCGTAGAAGGAACCGAATTGTTAGCACTCTTAACTTCTATAAATAACAAAGAAAAGACATGGGAAGATGTGGATCAGGAAGTTGTTTTGGATGCGATGATCCTTCATATTGGCTCACCGAATAGTGATCTGAGAGAGATGGTTTACCGATCGTTTTATATGTCAATTATCCACGATCAGCTCGACTACGAGACAGTAAAGAAACTTCTAGATTATAGTTTAAAACACCTTTTATTTAAAGGAATAGGCGAAAGTGGGACAGATTCTGTTTTCACACGAGCTTTCACGACGATATTAATCGCTGTAATTATCCATAAAGATATCGAAGTGGACTTTCTTCCAAAAGAAACACTTATTGAAGTGAAAAATGAAATCAAAAAGTACATAGAATTGGAACGAGATGTTAGGGGTTATGTACCCGTAAAAGGTTGGGCACACAGCATTGCTCATGTGGCGGATACGTGCGATGAACTGATCAAAAGTGAAAAAATTGCTGAAGTTGAATACTTTTCTATCGTTGAAGTGCTTTTGAAAAAATATTGTAGGACCCCGACTGGTTTTTTGCATGGAGAAGATGAGCGCGTTGTTACAGCTGTTCTTGCCATGCTGAAAAAAGAGGTAGGATTAGAAGAATTAAAACAATTTGTAGAAGGTATTCCCAGTCTTTTGAAATCTCAAAAAGAAGAATTGTCATCTGAAAAGTACTGGTTTGTGATGGCTAACTGTAAATCATTATTAAAAAGCCTCTTCGTAGAGGTTAGTGATGATCTGCTATGTGTTTCACTACAACAAACTATTCGAAAAAGCTTATCACAAATTTAA
- a CDS encoding DUF2975 domain-containing protein, with translation MKWKIFYKYGAKLCSVLFYMIGLIGIFTLVYHLSYLMSPTGDLAKSFGAFDPVYSNLTLVFDQQPLLYRDEEFIVLSLVTSIIMFVFALIFLRLMRKLLQNLHQESLFMMENVKVLFRMGISILVLGSAFTFMDELLMTKALKEIDVTNASVTYTGLAYVDTFFTGVFLMILASALKVAVEAVEENKHTI, from the coding sequence ATGAAGTGGAAAATTTTTTATAAGTATGGAGCGAAATTATGCTCTGTTCTTTTTTATATGATTGGCCTTATTGGTATTTTTACATTGGTATATCATTTATCTTATTTGATGAGTCCAACAGGAGATTTGGCAAAGTCTTTCGGTGCATTTGATCCTGTCTACAGCAACTTAACGCTAGTATTTGATCAGCAACCTTTGCTTTACAGGGATGAAGAATTCATCGTCCTCTCGTTGGTGACCTCTATCATTATGTTTGTTTTTGCATTAATTTTCTTAAGACTCATGAGGAAATTGTTACAGAATTTACATCAAGAGAGTTTATTTATGATGGAGAACGTTAAGGTTCTATTCAGGATGGGGATCAGCATTCTTGTACTCGGATCAGCTTTTACCTTTATGGACGAGCTTTTAATGACAAAAGCACTTAAGGAAATTGATGTAACGAACGCTTCTGTAACATATACAGGCCTAGCTTATGTGGATACATTTTTCACAGGGGTCTTCTTAATGATCTTAGCTTCTGCGTTAAAAGTGGCCGTAGAGGCAGTAGAAGAAAATAAACACACAATCTAA
- a CDS encoding DUF5694 domain-containing protein: MASDLQHEKVHAVDWMDTVGNRGLGQVFKWAEKNQPEFFRYINDYIEKQHEMYLAIARIGSSEEYIGIDWMRWWYQRNPILYYNLAKITSLSDRTLLIIGAAPVHLVTQFLKESNLFSVVNSLDYLT, translated from the coding sequence ATCGCCTCAGATTTACAACATGAAAAAGTACATGCTGTGGACTGGATGGATACGGTAGGAAATAGAGGATTGGGTCAGGTTTTTAAGTGGGCTGAAAAGAATCAACCTGAGTTTTTTCGTTACATAAATGATTATATTGAAAAGCAGCACGAAATGTATTTGGCGATAGCACGAATTGGTTCATCTGAAGAATATATTGGCATCGATTGGATGAGATGGTGGTATCAACGAAATCCAATCCTTTATTACAATTTAGCTAAGATTACATCGCTATCAGATCGTACCCTATTAATAATTGGTGCGGCTCCTGTACATCTAGTTACTCAATTTTTAAAGGAGAGTAACTTGTTTAGTGTTGTAAACTCTTTAGACTATCTTACATAA
- a CDS encoding pentapeptide repeat-containing protein, whose translation MTKKFKIDLPKIQGHLEEARFRDLYLEEDPYLHDCSITGAFLENEEIDKLILSKVKFNNVTLIHSSFYKIDMTDVVFENCDLSNTNFKEGILYRVHFKDCKLMGVDLEKANLRNVTFENCKLDMSEFVETDLKPVLFDQSSLKQANFYETKLNTVKFESCNIEEIDFSETSLNGIDISTCKFNTIHVNLTSLKGCTVSREQAIVFSTLLGLHVKDE comes from the coding sequence ATGACAAAGAAATTTAAAATAGATCTGCCTAAGATTCAAGGGCATTTAGAAGAGGCTCGGTTTCGAGATCTGTATTTAGAGGAAGATCCTTATCTTCACGATTGCTCGATCACGGGAGCATTTTTAGAGAATGAAGAAATCGATAAGCTGATTCTTTCTAAAGTAAAATTCAATAATGTAACGCTCATTCATTCAAGTTTTTATAAAATTGACATGACAGATGTGGTATTTGAAAACTGTGATCTTTCTAACACGAATTTTAAAGAGGGTATTCTGTATCGCGTCCATTTTAAAGACTGCAAATTGATGGGTGTTGATCTAGAAAAAGCGAATCTTAGAAATGTGACGTTTGAAAACTGCAAGTTAGACATGAGTGAATTTGTAGAAACAGACCTAAAGCCCGTTTTGTTCGACCAATCCTCACTTAAACAGGCAAACTTTTATGAAACAAAGCTTAATACAGTAAAATTCGAATCGTGTAATATCGAGGAAATAGATTTTTCAGAAACATCTTTGAACGGAATTGACATTAGTACGTGTAAATTCAATACCATTCATGTAAACCTCACAAGTTTAAAGGGATGTACTGTATCACGAGAGCAGGCCATCGTGTTTTCCACATTGTTGGGCTTACATGTAAAAGATGAGTGA
- a CDS encoding uridine kinase family protein has translation MENILQEVSNHIKGVKHPLIIGISGHGAAGKTTFASKLIHMIGQEKVNSINTDPYIVRSELRKCTTVDYVYHNKNHSYKMTAGHPLAHHIWSLERDIKMIRDRLNLYTIGTHLTESILVSSGKQITIVEGMSVAFCDPALFDLKIYLYTDGDTELSRRGVRDVSERGTNIDHLLHSHEERRIQYEVFMHPKHQHFDYVVKNSNEEYVLETGVWPFIS, from the coding sequence ATGGAAAATATTTTACAAGAAGTAAGTAATCATATAAAAGGAGTAAAGCATCCATTGATCATAGGGATCTCTGGACACGGTGCTGCAGGAAAAACAACATTTGCTTCTAAACTTATACATATGATTGGGCAGGAAAAAGTAAATTCTATTAATACGGATCCTTATATCGTCCGTTCTGAGCTAAGAAAATGCACAACAGTAGATTACGTGTATCACAATAAAAACCATTCTTATAAAATGACAGCAGGTCATCCACTTGCTCATCATATTTGGTCTTTAGAGCGAGATATAAAAATGATAAGGGATAGGTTAAATCTATACACGATCGGGACTCATTTAACAGAGAGTATTTTGGTTTCCTCAGGAAAACAGATAACAATAGTTGAGGGAATGAGTGTAGCATTTTGTGATCCTGCACTGTTTGATCTTAAGATCTATTTATATACAGACGGTGATACTGAGTTAAGTAGGAGAGGGGTACGTGATGTTTCGGAACGAGGGACCAACATTGATCATTTGTTACATTCACACGAGGAACGAAGAATTCAGTATGAAGTATTCATGCATCCCAAACATCAACACTTTGATTATGTTGTAAAGAATTCAAATGAAGAGTATGTGCTGGAAACAGGAGTATGGCCATTTATAAGTTAA
- a CDS encoding sigma-70 family RNA polymerase sigma factor: MKPNPLQNQTYDYREEQLKRIIKQYGESILRLCYSYVKDQAKSEDILQDTMLTVYLQMDNLREKQAIKSWIYRIAINKCKDYLKSWHYKQIRLSQMLTFTASSNEKSIELKLIIQDETEQLIQEIMKLKPKHREVILLFYYEELSLQEIEQVLGINSSTVKSRLYQARQLLKSRLEKTGGSTFGR; this comes from the coding sequence ATGAAACCAAATCCATTACAGAATCAAACATATGATTACCGTGAAGAACAATTAAAACGCATTATAAAACAGTATGGAGAAAGCATCTTACGACTTTGTTATTCCTATGTTAAAGATCAAGCAAAGTCTGAGGACATTCTTCAAGATACGATGTTAACGGTTTACTTACAGATGGATAATCTACGTGAGAAACAAGCGATTAAAAGCTGGATCTATCGAATTGCAATAAACAAATGCAAAGATTATTTAAAGAGCTGGCATTACAAACAAATCAGGCTTTCTCAGATGCTAACATTTACAGCCTCTTCTAACGAGAAATCAATAGAACTGAAGTTGATTATTCAAGATGAAACAGAGCAGCTTATTCAGGAAATTATGAAGCTAAAGCCTAAACATAGAGAGGTTATTCTTTTATTTTATTACGAGGAGTTATCGCTGCAAGAAATCGAACAAGTTCTTGGCATTAATTCCTCAACCGTAAAATCTAGACTTTATCAAGCGCGACAACTCCTTAAAAGTAGATTAGAGAAAACGGGGGGATCTACATTTGGAAGATAA
- a CDS encoding ABC transporter permease subunit — translation MDKVISGGKHLLFTCIHFFLSVVGIIALGAAPALFNGLSLNITHYYLTFGNLVQKLLEPSSLTYSYYKVVRPLFPEILIRYKESLFIFSSSFIVSLLLAIVIVYSLTRINPRVVNRIKQCIVYLEALPDILIIMTLQLSVVWLFKKTGILIVEVAAAGDQKIRALPIICLSIPTTIMFTKILLLRIEEEYEKPYVSLANSKGLSHFTVFFKHVLRNVLLRFFFFTKTNIWLMLSNLYIIEYFFNSIGLFIFVKDYNSIETFTVALLLIYVPIFIYFKVFSLFTSHLLKEVV, via the coding sequence ATGGATAAGGTAATTAGCGGGGGCAAACATTTATTATTTACCTGTATTCATTTTTTTCTGTCAGTAGTAGGGATCATAGCTTTAGGTGCTGCGCCAGCACTTTTTAACGGACTTTCGTTAAATATTACACACTATTATCTAACATTTGGAAACCTAGTTCAAAAATTACTAGAACCTTCTTCCTTAACGTACTCCTATTATAAAGTTGTACGCCCTTTGTTTCCTGAAATTCTAATCAGGTACAAAGAATCCTTATTTATATTTTCTAGCTCTTTTATCGTTTCATTATTACTAGCTATCGTTATCGTTTATAGTCTTACAAGAATTAATCCTAGAGTTGTTAATAGAATCAAACAGTGTATCGTTTATCTTGAAGCTTTGCCAGATATTCTAATCATTATGACTTTGCAGTTGTCTGTAGTATGGTTGTTTAAAAAAACAGGGATACTCATTGTGGAAGTTGCGGCGGCTGGCGATCAAAAGATAAGGGCACTTCCAATCATTTGTTTAAGTATTCCTACAACCATTATGTTTACGAAGATTTTACTTTTGCGTATTGAAGAAGAATATGAAAAGCCTTACGTATCACTTGCAAACAGTAAAGGATTAAGTCATTTCACTGTATTTTTTAAACATGTGTTAAGAAACGTCCTACTTCGTTTCTTCTTTTTTACAAAAACAAACATTTGGCTTATGTTATCCAACCTTTATATTATTGAATATTTTTTCAACTCTATTGGGCTATTTATTTTTGTAAAAGACTATAACAGTATCGAAACTTTTACAGTAGCATTATTACTCATCTATGTACCTATTTTTATTTATTTCAAGGTGTTTAGTTTATTCACTTCACATCTTTTAAAAGAGGTCGTCTAA
- a CDS encoding GNAT family N-acetyltransferase: MNIHFKKMLKPEENVVEALNRWENDTKLVPLTRPNKDRVELESKRIITMEDLYQRLEFHEIYLIFVDGQLVGEMNYMVDPPHLFKRTEGTAWLGITIGESVGRGKGIGYQALSYLENEMKRNGLKRIELGVFEFNTTAQKLYQKLGYSEVGRVEAFTYYQDRMWADIRMEKLI; encoded by the coding sequence ATGAACATTCACTTTAAAAAGATGTTAAAACCTGAAGAAAACGTAGTAGAAGCTTTAAATCGTTGGGAGAACGATACAAAGCTTGTTCCATTAACACGACCGAACAAGGATAGAGTAGAGCTCGAAAGTAAACGAATCATCACGATGGAAGACTTATATCAACGTTTAGAGTTTCACGAAATTTATTTGATCTTTGTAGATGGTCAATTAGTAGGTGAGATGAACTATATGGTCGATCCTCCTCACCTTTTTAAGAGAACGGAAGGAACGGCATGGTTAGGTATTACGATAGGTGAATCGGTTGGAAGAGGTAAAGGCATTGGTTACCAAGCGTTGTCGTACTTAGAGAATGAAATGAAAAGAAATGGTTTGAAACGCATCGAGCTTGGTGTATTTGAATTCAACACCACCGCACAAAAGCTTTATCAAAAACTAGGATACTCAGAAGTTGGTAGGGTCGAGGCATTCACGTATTATCAAGATCGAATGTGGGCGGACATTCGAATGGAGAAATTAATTTAA
- a CDS encoding DUF6843 domain-containing protein, protein MKKYMFVAISILFLAGCSFNKQETTNNIFLIPEGFEGSIFTFYNMPDEPALKKEDDYTVIPVKEKTLDVLKDTEISQYGVSFTSTKDMIYGVVNDKYYYVDKNGKRKEINDQCISLGSNGGFSGKNGEDIKYSVIQVTSSSCGPSFKENGRNDFNAQVNHVGKYYFQKLAIKK, encoded by the coding sequence TTGAAAAAATATATGTTTGTTGCGATATCTATATTGTTTTTAGCAGGCTGTAGTTTTAATAAACAAGAGACTACGAACAACATCTTTTTGATTCCAGAAGGCTTTGAGGGCTCTATCTTTACGTTCTATAACATGCCAGACGAACCCGCCTTAAAAAAAGAAGATGATTATACGGTTATTCCTGTTAAAGAGAAAACATTGGATGTCTTAAAAGATACGGAGATCAGTCAGTATGGTGTTTCATTCACTTCAACGAAGGACATGATCTATGGAGTTGTGAATGATAAATATTATTATGTTGATAAAAACGGAAAACGAAAAGAGATCAACGACCAGTGTATCAGTCTTGGATCGAATGGTGGTTTTTCCGGCAAAAACGGTGAAGATATTAAGTATTCTGTTATTCAAGTAACTTCTTCTAGCTGTGGTCCTTCGTTTAAAGAAAACGGAAGAAATGATTTTAATGCGCAAGTGAACCATGTAGGAAAATATTATTTTCAAAAGCTAGCTATAAAGAAATAA
- a CDS encoding helix-turn-helix domain-containing protein, which translates to MIRIKLDVMMAQRKMSLNRLSELVDITPANLSVLKNEKGKAIRFSTLDALCKVLECQPGDLIEYIED; encoded by the coding sequence ATGATTAGAATAAAATTAGATGTTATGATGGCACAGCGAAAAATGTCATTGAATCGATTGTCTGAACTAGTTGATATCACCCCTGCTAATCTTTCTGTACTAAAAAATGAAAAAGGTAAAGCGATTCGTTTTTCAACACTCGATGCCTTGTGTAAAGTACTAGAATGTCAGCCAGGGGATCTCATCGAATATATCGAAGACTAG
- a CDS encoding diphthine--ammonia ligase yields the protein MKKVAVSWSGGKDSCLALYRLLQEKHEVVCLISMVSEEDARNHAHGIPLEILQLQAGAIDLPLIMVDSAGGYEASLVKSLTSIKKQFGIDAIAFGSLYMEEDRKWNEQVAEKAGLDAIFPVWIQEEQASELLEEFISLGFQSIVCRASADILDSTWTGRELNTSFCEDIKATKSCSMGEHGEYHTFVVDGPIFGKRLEIVRSDVILNSGLWSLDIHSCRFIDKDTEAVM from the coding sequence ATGAAAAAAGTAGCTGTTAGCTGGAGCGGCGGGAAAGACAGCTGCTTAGCTCTATATCGATTGCTTCAAGAAAAACATGAAGTTGTATGCTTGATATCCATGGTTTCTGAAGAGGATGCACGAAATCATGCCCATGGTATTCCATTAGAAATCTTACAATTACAAGCAGGTGCGATCGATCTTCCTTTAATTATGGTGGATTCAGCTGGGGGGTATGAAGCTTCTTTGGTAAAGTCTTTAACTTCTATAAAGAAACAGTTTGGGATAGATGCGATCGCATTCGGCAGTTTGTATATGGAAGAAGATCGGAAATGGAATGAACAAGTTGCAGAAAAAGCAGGTCTGGATGCTATTTTTCCCGTATGGATTCAAGAGGAACAAGCCTCTGAACTCTTAGAAGAATTTATCTCATTAGGTTTTCAGTCGATTGTTTGCCGAGCCTCAGCAGATATCTTGGACTCGACTTGGACAGGTCGCGAGTTGAATACAAGTTTTTGTGAGGATATTAAAGCAACAAAGAGCTGCTCTATGGGTGAACATGGAGAATATCATACATTTGTTGTAGACGGACCAATCTTCGGAAAAAGGCTAGAGATTGTACGCTCAGATGTTATCTTAAATTCAGGATTATGGTCGCTCGACATACATTCATGCAGGTTCATAGATAAGGATACGGAGGCTGTTATGTAA
- a CDS encoding ABC transporter permease subunit, translated as MWYYFIRQKRAVTALLFLVTLVVLSIGNSVIHDGEIRRVSLLFDEDGTVSAAPFAPSAEFLLGTDRKGYDLLHLIIEGAKWTIGAGLLITFMRIFIGLLLAITLAKFNKPLFRSFESFFDSFSVIPMTMISYFLLQHVLTFSNGTTPEPFYLRVGFQMMILIIFAVPTITFYLGNEIKLLLNEEFVRSAKILGGRYPHLLRKHIAPHLNPILIILFLQQFIQVLVILIHLGVLQVFFGGTIVFHGGDIDSVTHEWTGLLGMYYPSFMSHP; from the coding sequence ATGTGGTATTATTTCATACGTCAAAAAAGAGCTGTAACTGCTCTTCTGTTTTTAGTAACTCTTGTAGTATTAAGTATTGGAAATTCAGTTATCCATGATGGTGAGATCAGACGTGTATCCTTACTTTTTGATGAAGATGGCACAGTGAGTGCTGCACCGTTTGCACCGTCAGCCGAATTCTTATTAGGAACGGACCGTAAAGGGTATGATTTGCTTCATCTCATTATTGAGGGCGCAAAGTGGACAATAGGTGCTGGACTACTTATCACTTTTATGCGTATTTTTATCGGCTTATTACTAGCGATAACCCTTGCTAAATTTAACAAACCACTTTTCCGAAGCTTTGAGTCTTTTTTTGATAGTTTTTCAGTTATTCCAATGACTATGATTTCCTATTTCCTCTTGCAACACGTCCTAACTTTTAGTAACGGTACTACACCAGAACCCTTTTATCTAAGGGTTGGCTTTCAGATGATGATCTTAATCATATTCGCCGTTCCGACAATTACTTTTTATTTAGGAAATGAAATAAAATTATTACTCAATGAAGAATTTGTTCGTTCTGCAAAAATATTAGGTGGCCGTTATCCTCATCTTCTAAGAAAACATATTGCCCCCCACCTGAATCCAATACTTATCATCTTGTTTCTGCAGCAATTCATTCAAGTTCTTGTCATCTTAATACACTTAGGAGTACTACAAGTATTTTTTGGAGGAACCATTGTCTTTCATGGGGGAGATATTGATTCTGTTACTCATGAATGGACGGGTTTACTAGGGATGTATTATCCTTCGTTTATGTCACATCCTTGA
- a CDS encoding DUF418 domain-containing protein: protein MSFVKQRINIIDGIRGFSLLGILLANLLIFQFGIFGKDEIHYYQLSTVDTYAYYFTKVVIEGAFLPIFMFIFGYSLILMRNKLKENNKRVKWHLFRRFALLMTLGILHSTYLWEGDILFVYGLMGVLLLVMVNRKPKTLLIWAVLLFSLLFIGSLFEAEEIKMIRADKIDLYMKQTQEIYGSGTYSEIRAHSLDDEMLDMSGGEAAFMLFLTPFVLSPMFLIGMYAAHRKWLQNTSSKIKQFTILSGLFIPIGLLLKATPLLSKQWDYRLDMSMIGGSMLAIGYISLFVYMYNHQKFRRFLSGFESMGKLSLTNYLMQSMICTFLFYGYGLGWFGDLGVILATVVGVIIFGTQALLSSIYLKYLPIGPIEYLVHLVVYLKIPKFKKHTSLEYNHRKAI from the coding sequence ATGTCATTTGTCAAACAGAGAATTAACATCATCGATGGTATTAGGGGATTTAGTTTATTAGGGATTCTTTTAGCAAACCTACTCATTTTCCAGTTCGGAATCTTTGGAAAGGACGAAATTCATTATTATCAATTATCAACCGTTGATACATATGCTTACTACTTCACAAAAGTGGTGATTGAAGGCGCATTCCTTCCCATCTTCATGTTCATCTTTGGGTACTCTCTCATTCTTATGCGTAACAAGTTAAAGGAAAATAACAAACGCGTAAAGTGGCATCTGTTCAGAAGATTTGCTTTACTGATGACTCTTGGGATCTTGCATAGTACGTATTTATGGGAAGGAGATATTCTTTTTGTATATGGGCTTATGGGTGTTCTGCTTTTGGTTATGGTAAATCGCAAACCAAAGACACTATTGATTTGGGCTGTTCTACTATTCTCTCTTCTCTTCATTGGCTCTCTGTTTGAGGCAGAAGAAATCAAAATGATTCGTGCTGATAAGATAGATTTATACATGAAACAAACACAAGAGATCTATGGATCAGGAACGTACTCAGAAATAAGAGCACACAGTCTTGATGACGAAATGCTTGATATGAGTGGTGGTGAAGCTGCCTTCATGTTATTCTTAACACCTTTTGTTCTTAGTCCAATGTTTCTGATTGGTATGTATGCAGCACATCGAAAATGGCTGCAAAACACGTCTTCTAAGATCAAACAGTTCACAATCCTAAGTGGTTTATTTATACCAATCGGTCTCTTACTAAAAGCTACTCCTCTACTCAGCAAGCAATGGGATTATCGTTTAGATATGAGTATGATCGGAGGAAGTATGCTTGCTATCGGTTATATCAGTCTGTTCGTTTACATGTACAACCATCAGAAGTTCAGACGCTTTTTAAGTGGTTTTGAAAGTATGGGAAAACTATCATTAACAAATTATTTAATGCAATCGATGATTTGTACATTTCTTTTTTACGGCTATGGTTTAGGTTGGTTTGGTGATCTTGGTGTAATACTGGCCACTGTAGTAGGTGTTATAATCTTCGGAACTCAAGCACTCCTTAGTTCCATTTATTTGAAATACCTGCCCATCGGTCCGATAGAATACCTTGTACACTTGGTCGTCTACTTAAAGATACCTAAATTCAAAAAACATACTTCTTTAGAGTATAATCATAGAAAAGCGATATAA